The proteins below come from a single Drosophila kikkawai strain 14028-0561.14 chromosome 3R, DkikHiC1v2, whole genome shotgun sequence genomic window:
- the Edg91 gene encoding pupal cuticle protein Edg-91, which produces MAVVRVSCVLALLLIAGQGQAAPVKAEGRTFGLLGGGLGGSVGLSAGIGVGGGLYSGFGGGGYPGGYASGYPGGYGGGYSGYPGYGGGGFGGGYYPGGGYSGFGHRPHHHGGFYPGGGNYYNQGGSYGGHYSQSQYSNGYYNGGGYGGGGFFG; this is translated from the exons ATGGCTGTCGTTCGTGTTAGTTGT GTGCTGGCTCTGCTGCTGATCGCTGGCCAAGGTCAGGCGGCGCCGGTCAAGGCCGAGGGTCGTACCTTTGGCCTGCTGGGAGGTGGACTCGGCGGCAGTGTGGGCCTTAGTGCCGGAATTGGAGTGGGCGGTGGCCTGTATAGCGGATTCGGAGGAGGTGGCTATCCCGGCGGCTATGCCAGCGGCTATCCGGGCGGATATGGTGGCGGCTACTCTGGTTACCCGGGCTACGGAGGCGGCGGCTTTGGTGGCGGTTACTATCCAGGAGGAGGCTACTCCGGCTTCGGGCACAGGCCTCATCATCACGGCGGTTTCTATCCCGGTGGCGGCAACTACTACAATCAGGGTGGATCTTATGGCGGCCACTATAGCCAGTCGCAGTACTCTAATGGATACTACAACGGCGGTGGCTACGGAGGCGGTGGTTTCTTTGGCTAA
- the LOC108075369 gene encoding pupal cuticle protein Edg-91 translates to MKFFALSFLLCCLSAAGVLGAPQFGYGFSPYGGGYGGSYASASAAASSSAGAYQGFGYPGYGGFGGYGGFGGGYGGGYRQQYNQFSNYNNYGSSGYGGYPFGR, encoded by the exons ATGAAG ttttttgCGTTGTCTTTCCTGCTTTGCTGCCTGAGTGCTGCCGGAGTTTTGGGTGCCCCCCAGTTTGGCTATGGATTCTCCCCCTACGGCGGAGGATATGGAGGAAGCTATGCCTCGGCTAGTGCCGCGGCAAGCAGCAGTGCTGGAGCTTATCAGGGCTTTGGATATCCAGGATACGGAGGGTTTGGAGGATATGGAGGATTTGGCGGAGGATATGGCGGCGGATATCGCCAGCAGTACAACCAGTtcagcaactacaacaactaCGGCTCCTCTGGCTATGGCGGATATCCATTTGGCAGATGA